From the Melanotaenia boesemani isolate fMelBoe1 chromosome 9, fMelBoe1.pri, whole genome shotgun sequence genome, the window TGGTGAGATATTTCAGGCGAAAGTTGGACAAACTTTTGTCGAAATGCAAGTCAAGTACACAAGGTAGTGCTTTTAGATGTTAAAGTAACCTGAGCTTGTTGAAATTCAATCCGACTGGGTGACCTTGCGGGCTGAAATAATATTGCAGTCATTCAGTTGTAGCTATTATTTTAATAAGAGGTAGCATTTTTTTGCCACAAGGCCCATAAGAGGAAGTTTTATAGCTGTAGCTGTCATGCATCAGTTacctgtgaagcagcagctgttaATATGTCATTGGTCTTCGGTTCCCATCCTAAATCAAAGTGACTTCCCCTATGTTTTTCAGAAGAGCAAAATACAAACCAGTGCTGACAGGCGACATGACATTAAGCATCGACATGATGATCGTTATTGctacagctttatttatttaatttttattcgcCATTCTGGAAGAATTTATTTAGCAAGACACTGCATGCTTTAAAAGTATCAGTAGCCTGACACTGGAGAGCCAGATGTTTTCAAATGACACCCCCATCATCCTCTCCTGTTGCACTCAGACCATCCCACCATCTGTTTCTACTTGTactctttctctccctcatATCGTGTATGAAACGTTATATGTGTTGGCAGTATATGGAAAAGTGCCAGTACTAATGGTAGCTGTAATAGCCTTTTATTGATTTCTGTCTCAGTCTCCTAGGCCATCTCCTCTGGAGGATCAGTTGTGGATTTGGTTAAATCATCATGAACACAATAAGTACATGGTAAATGGTTGCAGACAGGATGCCTAACATATGATTTATGCAATATTTGGTCATTATGATAACCTTGTTAGTTTAAGATCTGTAGTCAGTGTGGTTTATGTGAGAAATTCTAGAAAATTTAATTGTAATAGTATTTAAACAGTCATGTGCAATGAGCTATTTTTGTAGAGTACTTTCAAAAGTTTGTGAAAATCAAAGTAAACCAGGGACTTTGGGTGTCCATGAACAAACATTAGATTTTTGTATCCTAAATTGTTTCATGTGCATAGCATGTTGGATGTTCGCACCTCAcgtattattgttattgttgtgattagttgtttttcatttatttttaattgaaaaaagtcttctttatttttaaaaatatttcattcttATATCACATTTTATTACTTTCTAGTctattttcctatttttttctaatttttgcaAATATCTCATAAAACTTTAAGTGTAAATTTCTTGTGAATGATGTGAAGACACATGAGACTTAAACCTTATGTAGATCTTGGCATGAATGCTTTAAGTGTTGTCACAGTGTAAGTCAATGTGGATAACAGTGTTGTTTTGTTCCCTTAGGGGTTATTTAATATTGATGTGTAAACAATACAATAGCCTGAAAGGCTTCTGTTGAAAGGGCAGTGCTGTATTTCACTTTTACCATTGCCTTGACATATTGACAGCTTGATGGTTTTATGCAAATCTCACAGGGGAATATATGATGCCTGGGAAGCTCCCATAAAGCTGAGGCAAGCTTttcaaacagagctgctagcCTTTGATTTTTGCCAGTTTTGCTGTCACGGCCACTGACAGTGCGTGGTTGAGATGCAGTGTTGATCGCTGTTGCAGAAGGAAACTGCAAGTGCGTGCAGCCACCTTCACTTCTCTACAGTGATTCTGTTACCATAAATGTTTACCTCTAGCTTGTGTTGCTTAAGAAAATACCCATGTCAACAAACAATTTGGCACCATGAACTGAACCGATGGTGGTGTGTGTCAGCCAATGGAGGTGACATAATAAGTTCAAATAGCACACAGGAGCTAAAGAGCAATCACATTGTCCtactctttgttttttatctacTGTTTGTGTTGATCAGGTGTACAGCTGAATATTAATACGATGTTCTCCTGTTTTGTAATATCACTGATCGTATACCTAGCAGGTATTTGTTATAGGAATTTTCACTTAAGCTTAGGTGCTATTATAATATTTTCTCACATCTATTATACTTTAACCACCAtattttttcttgtcctttAGTTAACCATGTAAAAGTCTTTTTAAAGAGAGACTAGGCAGAGGCCAGTCTCTATCACTTTCAGTATCATATCCACAGTCGCATCTTTCATATCTCTTGAATCATTGCAggctgcagcacagcatacaTATGTAAATGTGCCTGTAACTACATTGACCACAGCACACAAAGTCTGCACTGCGCATGACTTCACATATAAGCTTGTATTATTGCAGATCATGCGCATGGCCTGGGTATAATTTGTACATGTAGCTAGCTTTGGTCATTCTGACTCTTTGCAAGTCTGTTACCCTAAGCCACCTTTAATAACTTAAAATGTTGCTTTGCTTTAATGATGTGTTACTAATACACAGCTTCAAACTGTCATTTTTGACCTCAGATAAACAAGCATATAGAGTTAGAATCATAAGTTGTGTTAGAATCATAAGTTGTGTGCTATTGCTGATTAAATGCAAAGCTTTGTGATTAATGGGCTAATTTGGGTTTGGTGGATGCTGTGAATGTAGTGACTTAATGAGATTAAGAGTAAATCTGAGGATTGTCTTTAAGGATGTGAGTGCAAAGAGCAGGGGATCTGCCACTGTTGTTTTACCTTCTCTCATCTGGTTGCAGACTTCCTGTTCAAGTTTTTGGTAATTGGCAGTGCTGGGACGGGGAAATCCTGCCTCCTCCACCAGTTCATTGAGAACAAGTGTAAGTCTCAGATTTACAAATGAGTGGATTCTTAATTGTATCGTTacagagaagcagaaaaaaatgacatggtCATAAGATTAATGCcgtaaatttaatttaattgttaaatAAATCCCCTCAGTCTGTTGTGAGGTAACTCAAGACTGCCAAATATAACATAACGTCATAGTACTCTGCAAATGGGGccctttttaagattttttttttctttttactgcatTTCTTAATTGTTAATTGAAAATTACTGTGTGTAATTTTCACTTAATAATTCAGTGTCCGGTGTAGTTCAGTAAATGTCTGCCTGACAGACTTTTCTGACTGTATCAACAGAACTAAACATCACCAGTTTCACAAAGTTCAGGGTGTGCTGCCAGGCTCTGAAAGATTATCtaataaactttaataaaattcagtataaaTTTCATAGCACATTATTTGAACTCTTGTCAAacatcaaaactgttaaaatgaGGTAAGGAAACAAAACCCTGAGCTTTTAGGAAGGTTTAacttttgtgtgtttaatttcacagttttaagtgtttttttttgtatgtgatgtgaaaacatgtaaaagtccTAACATACACATGAGTCACTTACCTGCTTGCACTAATTTGATTAAGACTTGCTGGGTCCCTGTGCAGTGAGtagcagagagaaaaatagGGCAAGTCAGCGGTATTaatctgtctcatctttctgtAGTATGTCATGTGGATAGGAGGTGTCTGAAGATAACAGCTTAGGTCTTTTAAACAAGAACAAGACTTCACCATGTTATAGATCAGAGGGAAGGTTGTGGGAAGGGCTGAAAGTGTTTCCTCCATTATGGCTGTGCACACAACCTAGTGGTGTaaggattaaaaacataatagtATTACTGTATTAATGTTGTAGGTTCCCTCGCTCTTTTCTCCTTTCCTGTGCAGTTAAACAGGACTCCAACCACACCATTGGTGTAGAGTTTGGTTCCAGGGTCGTCAACGTTGGTGGGAAAACAGTCAAACTGCAGATCTGGGACACTGCTGGGCAGGAGCGATTCCGGTAACGGCTTATAATATTTCCTGACAGAACTTTGGCGGTCTTTTTTATAACTACAAAGTTAACCTGTATTACAGAACTCATGTGGAGGCAAAGTTTTACCGCTCTGAGAAGCTGATGTAGTAATGTGCCTGGCTGATTAGaatttaaagcagtttttgttttaccCTGTTAGATTTCCTCATTttatattgtgattattattacttattttaaacataatgtCTTCGTTCTCTCCACAGGTCTGTGACACGTAGCTACtacagaggagcagcaggagcacTTCTTGTGTATGATATTACCAGGTAAAACTGCCACTGGCCCCATTCCCTTTTACAAATTACAGCTTTTAAGTAACAGaaggaacattaaaaaaatgatttgtttctgtctttccatttcttttttcattaaatcactaaataattattaaaaatactaGAAGACCAGAAAATGTGACAGTATAGGGGGAGCAGATTGTTGCAGCGGTAATATTTTGAATGACTCTAAATAAATCTGGCTTCATTTAAAATAGACATTTTTGAGGCATGAAGGTATACTGTAAATAGCATTcctcttttactttattttaatggCCACCTTTCTTGCTGCTTTCATTCAGCGAGGTAAGAAACTATCAGCATTACACAGTGAGCATACCACCTCTATATGTTGTGCAATTTAATGACTGTTGACGTGAACTGATACAGGGAGATATGAATACTAGAACTCATTCAGAGCTCTGCATTCCACAAGCTCTTGGTAGTGATAGAGGGGTTGTGAAACCAAGATGTAGTGGAAGTAGTAATGCTGAGAGACAGGAATGTAATGCAGTTTGTGATTACAAGAGCATATGGGCTTTTTCAGAGAGGGGAGGTGGACTGCAGAGTTGCAGCCACTGTAAAAATAATGCAGAAGCATCCTCTGGCAGCCAGAAGACGTCCATCAAAGAAAGTTGTATGTGAGGTGAAAATAAGTGGAGGGCTAAAACTACATGGGTGGAAAGCAAAGGATTGAGTGGGTTGGGGCATTTGAAGGAAAGAGAGAGCATGTGAACCCGATTGCAGTAGAGTCGCCTCATCATGCACATGAGGAATTACGTCAATCTTTGCTTGTTAGTGAAAGCAGCTGTTAAATCTCACTGAGCAGGCCTACACCCTTTTGCCCACCTCACTGACCTCATGTTACCATGGACACTGAACCTTTTCTCCATGGTAACTCATGGTCTCACCCCAATGAAGGTTTTCTGTCCAAAGTGACAGGtgtatacaaataataatatttctCTGCACTTTGAAATATTTGCTTTCTAATCAGTGTTTCAGCTGGCAggcattctttatttttttctctttagcaCTGCTTTTTCTCACGTCTTTATATCAGTAAAGGTGGTTcttattttatgtgtgtgtacagtgaTTGCAGAAAAGTACAGGTCTCAGGATATCTATCACAGTAATCTCTGAAACTTTTTGGGATGAATATTAAGTTGCAGATGGACACTACAGACCAACATTAAACTATTCTGTCTTACAGCCGAGAGACATATAATGCCCTGACCAATTGGCTAACAGATGCACGGACACTAGCGAGCCCCAACATTGTTATTATCCTGTGTGGCAACAAGAAAGACCTGGATGCAGACAGAGAGGTGACTTTCCTGGAAGCTTCACGCTTCGCTCAGGAGAACGGTgagtgtttacttttttttgttatgcaTTTGTCTGCATCTGTCtgatcacatttatttttttagacttGTCCTCTTTCccctttttacctttttgttgttgctatttttttttgtttgttttttggcgGCATACACAGAACTCATGTTTTTAGAGACAAGTGCTCTGACAGGTGAAAATGTTGAGGAGGGGTTCCTGAAATGTGCTCGCACCATCCTCAATAAGATAGACTCAGGTacgctttgattttttttttttttttttacagattttctttattattatggGCTTGTTTTTGcttgattgtgtgtgtttgcatgttgaaATTAATTTATGGTGCATATATGTCGGCCTTCCTAATGTTCTCATTTTGGTTCAATTTTAAAGGAGAGCTGGACCCAGAGAGGATGGGCTCCGGTATCCAGTATGGTGATGCATCACTGAGGCAGCTGCGTCAGCCAAGAGGCACGACAGCACAGAATAAACAGCAGTGTAATTGCTAGGGATCAGGCGTCCCCTGAGCCCACAGGCCTGCGCAGACAGGACACCTCTTACAGGTCAGTTAACTCAGGCTGGAAAAgatgtgcttttaaaaaaataaataaataaataaatactaaaattgATAAGAACATGTCAGTGTTCAactttgtttccttttcatACACCTCAGCTCCAGgtgttttttggtgtgtgtgacACTCATCCCTCCAGTCTCACACACCTTAGATCACCTTAATAAGTGGCTGTGGAAACTACTGCAATCCCTGACCTCTGATAAGCTTCTCTACCTGAGGGGGGCAGTTTTGCCCTGGCATCAGGTCAGACCAATCCTTCAGCGTGAACATGATGGGATCATGAAGAAGACCTGTCCTCTTCCCTCGTTTACCAGACAAGGACAAGTCAAGGGTTGTTTGTATGGGCTTTCCTACTGTTATTTTGTCTGCTTTTTTCATTCTGGTTTTAGTAATCTCAATATGCTTTCTGCATTTGCACATTATTGTAAATTATTAAGCAATTTCAAGCATTTTCATTATTCAGCATCTTCTGATATGATTCATGATTagtttatatgaataaaatccagcctGTCAGTGGTAGTGACTGAATGATAGAAAGTCTGCATACTCTTAAAGGAAAATGGCTTGCACAGCTTTTGGTTCAGACTTATTGTATAGAAATTTATACAAGATGCAATATCCTTACAAATCCTTAGAAAGGTTCCTGCAGTTCTTGTCGATTAATTTGCCTAATTTGATTTGAAACGTGAAGTTGCTAGTAAGTGGATTTAGGTCCATTTCAATCTGAGGCCCAAAGTACAAAGTCATTAAATCTTGGTTTGGTTCGTATTGCAAATGCACTGTTAAGATGTAAAGTATTGGAATTTGTAATATACTTGATATTGTGAATTTATGGTATTGTTGCTTCCAAAATATTTATACAATTTTATCAAAGGGAATGCTTCATTCACTCCACTCTACACCCACACAGGCAGCCCTGTGGGTCATGTCAAAAGCACAGAGAATATCTTTATCCGAAGGTCCCACTGCCTGAAGATTTAGCTTTATCAGATTCACacaatatttaaatgtgtgtctCTGGACCTGATACAGTGAATATCAGTGCTCTTTTCAAAACATGTCCATCTCCTCCTGCTTGGCTTTTTCTCCATGACCTTATTTTGACTCATGTTGCTCTACATGCACAAACTACACAAAGGACGTCAGAAAACCACCGCTGGCTTTGCcctcagtgttgttttttgGAAACCATTAGGATATCCTTTCACTTCATGAAGATTTGATCATGGCAGGTGGTAAGAGATAATAGTCCTGTTTCTGTTTGTAAGTTTGCAAGTGGTCACTTCTCTTTGTTACGCACTGAAACAGTTCTGCTTTGCTGTCAACTGTCGCTGACTTTGTTGAGCCGACCTACATATTTTCTCCTtcgaaaaaaagagaaactgggAATTTCCACTAAAACTAGGTTTCCTCTTTCCCTTGAAACACTGACAGCATAGCTTGTGGTGCTGCTGGAGGAAAATGGTGTTGGACGTTACCATTCCAATTTCCCACCCTTCTGCTGAGTCATAggctctgcatcagtctgaATCACTGACAGCAGGTCACACTGACCCAGCCAAGAGGAGATGAAAACAAACCCGCAGACTTATTTGTCATGTCTCTGTCCTTGAGTGTTAGTGTGTGTTCCTCCAGCCAAAACATATGTTAAAACCCAAATGAGTCAGCACACTGAAAGTTGAAAGAGGAGTTGCATAAACATGAGACTATATAGGATATCAAGAGACAGATGGTCAACACGTTgcttttaaaagaacatttgcATTGTGATAGTTTGTCTCTTCTAAAGTGCACTTTTTACTTTGAcaatttcatttgtttatatgcTGTAATTATAgaattgtacattttattttacttgaaaagtaaactgtaataaagattttaaatgtaGACGTTATCCTTTCTTACTAAAACACAACTGGGATCTTTATTTGTCCTGACATTGACGGTGTTTGTGGGCTGTAGGTGGCTGACAGCAACTCTGATCACTCCTGTTTACAGGTtaccatttatatatttatcaaGTCATCTAAAACGATTTAGTACTATTAAATCAGAGTTGGCTTGCATTCATCTGTAGGTATTGTACAGTTCATAAGTCATCAGAACAGCCATATAAGCATTTTTTTCCCAATCTGGATTCAGTCATTCGATGAATGCAATCCAACTCAGTTGTTGCTTAGTAAATTATGTGATATAATCAACCCAAATACTACTGTACATCTATAGTAACCTATAATGTAAATAAGATTTGTTTATTGTCTATTAAGGGTGAGTGTGTTGCTCATTGATTGTAATGATTATGCAATTCCCaataaactgcttgtttttCAGTTCATGTCCCCTTATGTCTGAATTTGCTTTAACACTTATCATTTACTGAATATTGGTTGATCTTCCCTCTTCATCACACAAATGTGAATGGCATTTGAAGATCTGACCTAAGGCAGCTGACTTGATGGACCTTGAAATTTAATGTGTGTATTTGATTCATCTGCCTCCACTATCCAGTCATTTCTTTCAAAGGCTGTCAGGTTGAGGATAGAATATCAAAACTCATAGAATGAAGAGTAAATACCCAGTGTCCAATTGTCTGGATTTATGCATTTGGGTCGATGGAGTAACGACTAGAGTGGTTTTAAGTAGCTGAAGTGGATATATTGACCGATCTATTGATCTTGCACCGGCTGGCAGGATGACATCAACTATATTGCCTGAGTTGCTGCAGACAA encodes:
- the rab4b gene encoding ras-related protein Rab-4B — its product is MSETYDFLFKFLVIGSAGTGKSCLLHQFIENKFKQDSNHTIGVEFGSRVVNVGGKTVKLQIWDTAGQERFRSVTRSYYRGAAGALLVYDITSRETYNALTNWLTDARTLASPNIVIILCGNKKDLDADREVTFLEASRFAQENELMFLETSALTGENVEEGFLKCARTILNKIDSGELDPERMGSGIQYGDASLRQLRQPRGTTAQNKQQCNC